In one Acetobacter sp. genomic region, the following are encoded:
- a CDS encoding J domain-containing protein: MSRRNTRHRAFDPDPDAPRQCCDAPGCEQEAGYRAPRSRDSLNEYFWFCLQHVREYNARWDYYKGMSSAQIEAHLRADMSWDRPSWKIGHIGQKGFNEEDVLDPLDILRASRADRARRHRQSREPKTPEPLREPLVAMGLRWPVSLEEIKARYKTLAKKHHPDTNHGDPHAEERLKVINVAYSALRAHFTSNIDSNLEKSA; this comes from the coding sequence ATGAGCAGACGAAACACACGTCATCGGGCATTTGACCCCGATCCGGATGCCCCGAGGCAATGTTGCGACGCCCCCGGCTGCGAGCAGGAGGCAGGCTATCGCGCGCCCCGGTCCCGCGATAGCCTGAACGAGTATTTCTGGTTCTGTCTTCAACACGTTCGCGAGTACAACGCACGGTGGGACTATTACAAAGGCATGAGTTCGGCACAGATTGAAGCCCATCTGCGGGCCGACATGTCGTGGGACCGCCCCTCATGGAAAATCGGGCATATAGGTCAGAAAGGATTCAACGAGGAAGACGTCCTCGATCCACTCGACATTCTCCGGGCCTCCCGCGCCGATCGCGCCCGCCGCCATCGCCAGTCCCGCGAGCCGAAAACCCCGGAGCCCCTGCGCGAACCACTCGTCGCAATGGGATTGCGCTGGCCCGTGTCCCTTGAAGAAATCAAGGCACGCTACAAGACACTGGCCAAAAAGCACCATCCGGATACCAACCACGGTGATCCACACGCCGAGGAGCGCCTGAAAGTCATCAACGTGGCCTATTCAGCCCTTCGCGCGCATTTCACCTCCAACATCGACAGTAACCTCGAAAAATCTGCCTGA
- a CDS encoding alpha/beta fold hydrolase codes for MLFDGFALTSMTVNGVSYRFCLGGSGSLLVLLHGRPETHAMWHKVAPALASHHTVLCPDLHPERSLSQQAEDLLALADSLGHDSLILAGQDYGARVACEVAELEPSRVKALILLEALPGPDHTGRDDMAFSLAQYESCWFGQLHPKPEANAVQIPAEWLDTAPVGDSFFSPEAVKDYLSAPIWRSRTPFSWPVCRPDLHCPVLVLWGAKGRIGGWYNPVLPWEAVSTSMVKGHALPGEHFLPEEAPEETLSAIQDFLTTLPVN; via the coding sequence ATGCTGTTCGACGGTTTTGCTCTCACTTCCATGACTGTAAACGGCGTTTCTTACCGTTTCTGTCTTGGTGGCAGCGGGTCTCTGCTCGTGCTTCTGCATGGTCGGCCGGAGACACACGCCATGTGGCACAAGGTGGCCCCTGCCCTTGCCTCGCACCACACGGTACTCTGCCCGGACTTGCACCCGGAACGCTCCCTATCCCAACAGGCGGAAGATTTACTCGCTCTCGCGGACAGTCTCGGCCATGACAGCCTCATTCTGGCGGGACAGGATTATGGAGCGCGGGTCGCGTGTGAAGTCGCCGAGTTGGAACCATCTCGTGTAAAGGCGCTGATTCTGCTGGAAGCCCTGCCCGGCCCTGACCACACAGGCCGTGACGATATGGCGTTTTCCCTTGCACAATATGAGAGCTGCTGGTTCGGTCAGCTCCATCCGAAGCCCGAGGCCAACGCCGTCCAGATACCCGCCGAATGGCTGGATACCGCCCCTGTCGGCGACAGTTTCTTCTCTCCCGAGGCGGTTAAGGATTATCTCTCCGCACCGATATGGCGAAGCAGGACGCCGTTTTCATGGCCAGTGTGCCGTCCGGACCTGCACTGTCCCGTTCTTGTTCTCTGGGGAGCAAAAGGCCGTATTGGCGGCTGGTACAACCCTGTCCTCCCGTGGGAGGCCGTCTCAACCAGCATGGTGAAGGGACACGCACTCCCGGGCGAGCATTTTCTTCCAGAAGAAGCACCGGAAGAGACGCTTTCGGCCATTCAGGACTTTCTGACCACGTTACCTGTGAACTGA
- a CDS encoding DUF1217 domain-containing protein, translated as MSVITGLSPVALYQHDLKDEAKSAADYAKTDATVTNYTSSFEKDAVTITSAAELMKNYKALSVVLGAYGLGSIQNSTALVKDLLTQDPTSSKSVSAKSGNAAWTAFAKAFSAFNTSGSSASTTSPFADQSAIDSIVTKYEEKSYETALEAQQSTSGVGNALYFTRTMTTGMSVNQIMSDSTLLKVVETVSGYNPTQFGVLDYDEQKRLIEKTYKASDFSSAASIQKYAERYLAILQFNPQTVTKPATMLSLYGSDGSSDPTLSLFGITSSGTSLVTSLFG; from the coding sequence ATGTCTGTTATCACCGGTCTTTCGCCTGTCGCCCTTTATCAGCATGATCTCAAGGACGAGGCGAAATCAGCAGCCGATTACGCCAAAACAGATGCGACGGTGACAAACTACACCTCATCCTTTGAGAAGGATGCCGTGACGATCACCTCCGCCGCCGAGTTGATGAAAAATTACAAGGCGCTTTCCGTTGTGCTCGGGGCCTATGGGCTTGGGTCAATCCAGAACTCCACAGCGCTGGTGAAAGACCTGCTCACGCAGGACCCGACATCTTCCAAGTCGGTGTCCGCCAAGTCAGGGAATGCGGCCTGGACGGCCTTTGCAAAAGCCTTTTCAGCCTTCAACACAAGCGGTTCCTCGGCGTCCACGACATCGCCTTTCGCTGATCAGTCGGCCATTGATTCGATTGTCACGAAATATGAAGAAAAATCTTATGAAACGGCGCTGGAAGCTCAGCAGAGCACGTCTGGCGTTGGTAACGCCCTTTATTTCACAAGAACAATGACGACAGGCATGTCAGTCAATCAGATCATGTCTGACTCCACGCTTCTGAAAGTTGTTGAAACTGTCAGTGGATACAATCCAACGCAGTTTGGTGTTCTGGATTATGACGAACAGAAGCGCCTGATTGAAAAAACATACAAGGCTTCGGATTTTTCATCTGCGGCGAGTATCCAGAAATACGCAGAGCGTTATCTGGCGATCCTTCAGTTCAATCCGCAGACGGTCACCAAGCCAGCCACAATGCTGTCGCTTTATGGTTCGGATGGTTCCAGCGATCCAACTCTCAGCCTGTTCGGCATTACTTCCAGCGGCACATCTCTGGTCACCTCGCTGTTCGGCTAG
- a CDS encoding pyridoxal phosphate-dependent decarboxylase family protein, with protein MMDDTDPFLSLDPQGADWDRLRATGHHLLDMMFDNLRDIREQPVWQPLPTDIRSGFRDAPVPDHGMDIAAFGEAFREQVLPYSVGNRHPGFMGWVHGGGTPVGMLAEMLAAGLNANLGGRDHAPVEVERMVIRWAATLMGFPDTASGLFVTGSSIANFIAVIVASRSAEDGLSLREHGVGRRSLVGYAARSAHGCVSRAFDLAGLGSDALRLVPLDGSFRMDTAALRTMIAADRKAGLEPFLVVGTAGTVDVGAIDSLNTIAKIASEEKLWFHVDGAFGAMAALSPDFRKALSGLEKADSLAFDFHKWAQVPYDAGCVIVRDPARHAAAFAQTLSYLSREDRGVAAGAPWFCDLGPDLSRGFRALKVWATLSVYGTDQLGRMVDHCCAVARHLASRVSSEPALELMAPVTLDIVCFRLLDPALTDEQLDHLNGEVVKDVQESGLAVPSTTRVNGRLVIRAAIVNHRTMAADVDRMVDAVLSLAAKRRSGLSA; from the coding sequence ATGATGGATGATACCGACCCGTTCCTTTCTCTCGACCCGCAGGGAGCAGACTGGGACAGGCTTCGGGCCACAGGACATCACCTGCTCGACATGATGTTCGATAATCTTCGCGATATCAGGGAACAGCCTGTCTGGCAGCCGTTGCCCACCGATATACGATCTGGTTTTCGTGATGCGCCGGTCCCTGATCATGGAATGGACATAGCGGCTTTTGGGGAGGCATTCAGGGAGCAGGTCCTTCCCTACAGTGTCGGAAATCGCCATCCGGGATTTATGGGATGGGTGCATGGAGGCGGCACGCCTGTAGGCATGCTGGCGGAGATGCTGGCGGCCGGGCTGAATGCCAATCTCGGAGGCCGGGATCATGCGCCCGTGGAAGTCGAACGCATGGTCATCCGCTGGGCGGCGACCCTGATGGGGTTCCCGGACACAGCGTCCGGTCTGTTTGTCACAGGTTCTTCCATTGCGAATTTTATCGCGGTCATCGTCGCCAGCCGATCCGCGGAAGATGGCCTGTCCCTTAGAGAACACGGTGTGGGTCGGCGTTCGCTGGTGGGTTATGCCGCACGCAGCGCTCATGGATGCGTCAGCCGGGCCTTCGATCTTGCCGGTCTCGGTTCTGACGCGCTCCGCCTGGTTCCTCTCGACGGGTCTTTCCGCATGGATACGGCGGCTCTCAGGACCATGATTGCCGCAGACAGGAAAGCCGGTCTGGAACCGTTTCTGGTGGTCGGAACGGCGGGGACCGTTGATGTGGGTGCGATTGATTCCCTGAACACCATTGCCAAAATCGCCTCCGAGGAAAAACTCTGGTTCCATGTTGACGGTGCTTTCGGGGCTATGGCGGCACTCTCTCCGGATTTCAGGAAGGCTCTGTCAGGTCTTGAAAAAGCGGACAGCCTTGCGTTCGATTTCCACAAATGGGCTCAGGTGCCCTATGACGCCGGCTGTGTAATCGTGCGGGACCCGGCCAGACACGCTGCGGCCTTCGCACAGACGTTGTCCTATCTCTCGCGGGAGGATCGGGGCGTGGCGGCGGGTGCGCCGTGGTTCTGTGATCTTGGGCCTGATCTCTCACGGGGATTCAGGGCGCTGAAAGTCTGGGCGACGCTGTCCGTTTACGGCACAGATCAGCTTGGCCGGATGGTGGATCATTGCTGCGCCGTTGCCCGACACCTTGCGTCCCGGGTTTCATCCGAACCGGCACTTGAACTGATGGCGCCCGTTACGCTGGATATCGTCTGCTTCCGGCTTCTTGATCCTGCCTTGACGGATGAACAGCTTGATCATCTGAACGGCGAGGTGGTGAAGGACGTTCAGGAGTCCGGTCTGGCGGTCCCTTCGACGACACGGGTCAACGGGCGTCTTGTGATACGGGCCGCCATCGTCAATCACAGGACAATGGCGGCGGATGTTGATCGGATGGTGGACGCCGTTCTGAGCCTTGCCGCAAAACGTCGCTCAGGCTTATCTGCCTGA
- the cobS gene encoding cobaltochelatase subunit CobS: MNAESADLIPTSAISVPDLEVSAREVFGIDSDLKVPAFSIRTEHVPEIDTSYRFDHDTTLAILAGFAFNRRVMVQGFHGTGKSSHVEQIAARLNWPCVRINLDSHVSRIDLIGKDAIVLKDGQQVTEFREGLLPWCLQHPCALVFDEYDAGRPDVMFVIQRVLEVDGNLTLLDQNRVIRPNPFFRLFATANTVGLGDTTGLYHGTQQINQGQMDRWNIVTSLNYLPHEQEVAIVTSKLGVSADDKKMRQTIDNMVALAGLTRSGFMAGDISTVMSPRTVIAWADNLRIFGDLAFAFRVTFLNKCDEAERSMVAEYYQRCFNADPLGKRKH; encoded by the coding sequence ATGAACGCTGAGTCTGCTGACCTGATACCAACATCTGCGATCTCGGTCCCTGACCTGGAGGTCTCGGCGCGTGAGGTTTTCGGAATTGACAGCGACCTCAAGGTTCCAGCCTTCTCGATCCGCACCGAGCATGTGCCTGAGATCGACACCAGCTACCGGTTCGATCACGACACGACACTCGCGATTCTGGCGGGATTCGCGTTCAACCGCCGCGTGATGGTGCAGGGCTTCCACGGCACCGGCAAATCCTCCCACGTCGAACAGATCGCCGCCCGCCTGAACTGGCCGTGCGTCCGCATCAATCTCGACAGCCACGTCTCGCGTATCGACCTGATCGGCAAGGACGCCATCGTCCTGAAAGACGGCCAGCAGGTCACCGAGTTCCGTGAAGGACTGCTCCCGTGGTGTCTCCAGCACCCCTGCGCCCTCGTATTCGACGAATATGACGCAGGTCGTCCGGACGTGATGTTCGTCATCCAGCGCGTGCTGGAAGTGGACGGCAACCTGACCCTGCTCGACCAGAACCGCGTCATCCGTCCCAACCCGTTCTTCCGCCTGTTCGCCACGGCCAACACTGTCGGCCTCGGCGATACGACCGGCCTCTATCACGGCACGCAGCAGATCAATCAGGGACAGATGGACCGCTGGAACATCGTCACCTCCCTGAACTACCTGCCACACGAGCAGGAAGTGGCGATCGTCACCTCCAAGCTGGGGGTTTCCGCCGACGACAAGAAGATGCGCCAGACCATCGACAACATGGTCGCTCTCGCCGGGCTGACACGGTCGGGCTTCATGGCCGGCGACATCTCCACCGTCATGTCGCCGCGCACGGTCATCGCATGGGCCGACAATCTCCGCATCTTCGGCGATCTGGCCTTCGCGTTCCGGGTGACGTTCCTGAACAAGTGTGATGAAGCCGAGCGCAGCATGGTGGCTGAGTATTACCAGCGCTGCTTCAACGCCGATCCTTTGGGCAAGCGCAAGCACTGA
- a CDS encoding cobaltochelatase CobT-related protein, whose translation MAERPRSSQTPSTVNDAADKAEAFRRATVGAIRAMGGRPDTNVTFHSGNMPPGPLDQEGPIRLPQPSRHATDEEATRIRGAADSEALKIRHHDAEFHRSHQPDDGAARAAYDALELARVEAVGSRHMLGVAANLDQKLEQECRDLGVSHMSSKEQLPTAFALGLLARAKISGRPVPEIVRPLLDDWSRTLSPDALKALEALNAVQDDQAAYSRASQKLMAACSLVELDSEKPENDEDGQDDATGKDEDGAEEPSASPEEQPPTDETEEDQTGAEPQLMDGSGEAGDPDETAETESGDTDGSGDPSGPNEGRPATPGDTAAGYHAYTSQFDEEVAAEDLCDEDELTRLRQQLDIQLASLTGVISRLANRLQRKLLAQQTRSWNFDLEEGILDAGRLSRIVVNPTLSLSYKQESETEFRDTAVTLLIDNSGSMRGRPISVAAMCGDILARTLERCGVKVEILGFTTRAWKGGQSREKWTGDGKPKNPGRLNDLRHIIYKAADTPLRRARRNLGLMLREGLLKENIDGEALLWASRRLRSRPEQRRILMVISDGAPVDDSTLSANPSSYLEDHLREVITAIESRSEIELIAIGIGHDVTRYYRRAVTITDAEELGGTMMKKLSELFDEGTRRSGR comes from the coding sequence ATGGCCGAACGTCCCCGTTCTTCCCAGACTCCTTCCACGGTGAACGATGCGGCTGACAAGGCCGAGGCGTTCCGGCGTGCGACGGTCGGGGCCATTCGCGCCATGGGCGGACGGCCTGACACCAATGTCACCTTCCACTCCGGCAACATGCCGCCGGGGCCGCTGGATCAGGAAGGACCAATCCGCCTGCCCCAGCCGTCACGCCATGCGACGGATGAGGAAGCGACCCGCATCCGTGGAGCCGCTGATTCCGAAGCGCTGAAGATCAGGCACCACGACGCGGAATTTCATCGGTCCCACCAGCCTGACGACGGAGCGGCCCGCGCTGCGTACGACGCGCTTGAACTGGCGCGCGTCGAAGCTGTCGGCTCCCGCCACATGCTTGGCGTGGCGGCCAATCTGGACCAGAAGCTGGAGCAGGAATGCCGCGACCTCGGCGTGTCGCACATGTCGAGCAAGGAGCAGCTTCCCACTGCCTTCGCTCTAGGGCTTCTTGCGCGCGCCAAAATCAGCGGACGGCCTGTGCCGGAGATTGTCCGTCCTCTGCTTGACGACTGGAGCCGTACGCTTTCACCCGATGCCCTGAAAGCGCTTGAGGCGCTCAATGCCGTTCAGGATGATCAGGCTGCCTACTCCAGAGCCTCGCAGAAGCTGATGGCCGCCTGCTCTCTCGTCGAACTCGACAGCGAGAAGCCGGAAAACGATGAAGACGGGCAAGATGATGCGACCGGAAAGGATGAGGACGGCGCGGAAGAGCCATCTGCCTCGCCGGAAGAACAGCCTCCCACTGATGAAACGGAAGAAGATCAGACGGGAGCCGAGCCACAACTGATGGATGGCAGTGGCGAAGCTGGTGATCCGGATGAGACTGCTGAAACCGAATCCGGCGACACCGATGGTTCCGGAGATCCTTCCGGTCCCAATGAAGGACGGCCCGCCACTCCCGGTGATACGGCTGCCGGGTATCACGCTTACACCAGTCAGTTTGATGAGGAAGTTGCCGCAGAGGATCTGTGCGACGAGGATGAGCTGACCCGCCTACGCCAGCAGCTCGACATTCAGCTTGCCTCTCTGACGGGCGTGATTTCCAGACTGGCCAATCGTCTCCAGCGCAAGCTTCTCGCCCAGCAGACCCGTTCATGGAATTTCGATCTGGAAGAGGGCATCCTTGATGCCGGACGCCTGTCACGGATTGTCGTCAACCCGACCCTCTCCCTGTCCTACAAGCAGGAAAGTGAAACGGAGTTCCGTGATACCGCCGTCACACTTCTGATCGACAATTCCGGCTCCATGCGCGGACGGCCGATTTCGGTAGCCGCGATGTGTGGCGATATTCTCGCCCGCACGCTTGAGCGTTGTGGTGTGAAGGTCGAGATTCTCGGCTTCACGACGCGCGCGTGGAAAGGTGGTCAGAGCCGCGAGAAATGGACAGGTGACGGCAAGCCGAAAAACCCCGGCCGCCTGAATGACCTGCGACACATCATCTACAAGGCGGCCGATACTCCTTTGCGACGCGCCCGCCGCAATCTCGGCCTGATGCTACGGGAAGGTCTTCTGAAGGAAAATATCGACGGCGAGGCGCTTCTGTGGGCGTCCCGTCGTCTGCGTAGCCGTCCGGAGCAGCGGCGCATCCTGATGGTCATCTCCGATGGCGCGCCCGTGGATGACAGCACTCTCTCGGCCAATCCGAGTTCCTATCTGGAAGACCATCTGCGTGAGGTCATCACAGCCATCGAAAGCCGCAGTGAGATCGAACTGATTGCGATCGGCATCGGACATGACGTGACCCGTTATTACCGCCGCGCCGTCACCATCACGGATGCTGAGGAACTCGGCGGCACAATGATGAAAAAACTATCCGAACTGTTCGACGAGGGCACGAGACGCTCAGGCAGATAA
- a CDS encoding circularly permuted type 2 ATP-grasp protein encodes MGNSTHKQTGHKQTGPSPTVSGLSATTPSEGLFSTYQNGHFFCELTNSGAPLDPRIDLLRQRLNALPLDDLRARAAQAEQELYNLGITFTVYSERDAIDRILPFDLVPRVLTQPEWRHVEAGVKQRVKALNMFLWDIYHDQNVLKDGIIPRELVVGNANFCNAMMGLDVPGGTYIHIDGTDLVRDETGRFLVLEDNGRTPSGVSYVIENRHTTLRVMPDIASGIDLMPVDEYGMRLQSALCQVAPDGVDNPQVVLLSPGIYNSAYFEHVFLAREMGVPLVEGRDLVTENDRVYMRTTAGLRPVHSIYRRLNDDFLDPEAFDPSSMLGVPGLVQAYRKRNVTIANAIGTGVADDKAVYAYMPRIIQYYLSEEPILSNVETHICAEPEGLAYTLANLDKLVVKPVGESGGYGLLIGPHATREELAEFSRKLMDDPANYISQPVVQLSVCPTLCETGLENRHVDLRPFAVTGKDTWVLPGGLSRVALKRGSLVVNSSQGGGSKDTWVLAS; translated from the coding sequence ATGGGCAACTCTACGCACAAACAGACCGGGCACAAACAGACCGGACCTTCCCCGACAGTCAGCGGACTCTCCGCGACAACGCCGTCTGAAGGCCTGTTCTCCACTTACCAAAACGGGCATTTCTTCTGTGAACTCACCAACTCCGGAGCGCCGCTTGATCCCCGGATAGATCTGCTCCGGCAGCGACTGAACGCCCTTCCACTGGACGATCTCCGTGCCCGGGCGGCTCAGGCCGAACAGGAACTCTACAATCTCGGCATTACCTTTACAGTCTATTCCGAGAGAGACGCCATTGACCGTATCCTGCCATTTGACCTTGTTCCCCGCGTCCTGACCCAGCCTGAATGGCGTCATGTGGAAGCAGGCGTAAAACAGCGGGTCAAAGCCCTGAACATGTTCCTGTGGGACATCTATCACGACCAGAACGTTCTCAAGGACGGAATCATTCCGCGCGAACTGGTCGTAGGAAACGCCAATTTCTGCAACGCCATGATGGGACTGGACGTTCCCGGCGGCACCTATATCCACATTGACGGCACGGACCTTGTCCGCGACGAAACCGGCCGTTTCCTTGTATTGGAAGATAACGGCCGCACGCCCTCCGGCGTGTCTTACGTGATTGAAAACCGTCACACGACTCTTCGTGTCATGCCCGATATCGCGTCAGGCATCGACCTCATGCCCGTGGATGAATACGGCATGCGGCTTCAGAGCGCCCTCTGTCAGGTCGCTCCCGACGGCGTGGACAATCCTCAGGTCGTGCTCCTGTCGCCGGGCATCTACAACTCCGCCTATTTCGAACATGTTTTCCTTGCCCGCGAGATGGGAGTTCCCCTCGTGGAAGGACGCGATCTCGTCACGGAGAACGACCGCGTCTACATGCGCACGACGGCGGGTCTGCGACCGGTCCATTCCATCTACCGCCGTCTCAACGACGATTTTCTTGACCCGGAAGCCTTTGATCCATCAAGCATGCTCGGCGTACCCGGACTGGTGCAGGCGTATCGCAAGAGGAACGTGACCATCGCCAACGCGATCGGCACAGGTGTCGCGGACGACAAGGCCGTTTATGCCTACATGCCGAGAATCATTCAGTATTATCTCTCCGAAGAACCGATCCTTTCCAATGTGGAGACGCATATCTGCGCCGAGCCGGAAGGACTGGCCTACACGCTGGCCAATCTCGACAAACTGGTTGTCAAACCTGTCGGTGAATCGGGTGGATACGGTCTCCTGATAGGTCCTCACGCGACAAGGGAGGAACTCGCCGAGTTCAGTCGCAAGCTCATGGATGATCCGGCGAATTATATCAGTCAGCCTGTCGTGCAGCTTTCCGTCTGTCCGACGCTCTGCGAAACCGGCCTCGAAAATCGTCATGTCGATCTGCGGCCTTTTGCAGTCACCGGCAAGGACACATGGGTACTCCCCGGCGGCCTCTCCCGTGTCGCCCTGAAGCGTGGCTCACTCGTCGTCAACTCGTCCCAGGGCGGTGGCTCCAAGGACACATGGGTACTGGCATCATGA
- the radC gene encoding RadC family protein yields MNNGFSDGATFRNLNVRDARLSPDPTRALLRSEQSDPGEQGLVTDHPVLDDIDALSALVRLAMPKHEEPKLLAEVLLARFGTFAGTLTASAQALRSVAGIGPYMLAAVTVFREAAVRIQRSRLADSEILSDRKMLYAYLSAVLAREVIEQFHILFLNGNGVLIADEAQARGTVNHTPVYPREVVRRAIELGATALILVHNHPSGDPSPSAEDITMTRQVAAAAGVLGITVRDHVIVGNGKWLSFAEAKLL; encoded by the coding sequence GTGAATAATGGGTTTTCGGATGGTGCGACATTCCGCAACCTGAATGTTCGTGATGCGCGACTGTCGCCGGACCCAACCAGAGCGCTCCTCAGGAGTGAACAGTCAGACCCCGGAGAGCAGGGGCTCGTCACCGACCATCCTGTTCTGGACGACATTGACGCTCTGTCCGCTCTGGTGCGTCTGGCCATGCCGAAGCACGAGGAACCTAAGCTGCTGGCGGAGGTGCTTCTCGCCCGTTTCGGAACATTTGCAGGCACTCTGACGGCTTCCGCACAGGCTTTGCGCTCCGTGGCCGGGATCGGTCCTTACATGCTTGCGGCCGTAACCGTGTTTCGTGAGGCCGCAGTCAGGATTCAGCGCTCCCGACTTGCCGACAGTGAAATTCTGTCGGACCGGAAAATGCTTTATGCCTATCTCTCAGCCGTTCTGGCCCGGGAGGTTATCGAACAGTTCCATATCCTTTTTCTGAACGGGAATGGGGTGCTGATCGCTGATGAAGCGCAGGCGAGGGGCACAGTCAACCACACGCCAGTCTATCCCCGAGAGGTTGTGCGGCGTGCGATTGAACTGGGAGCAACCGCCCTGATTCTCGTGCACAATCATCCGAGCGGCGACCCGTCACCCTCTGCCGAGGATATCACGATGACCAGACAGGTTGCCGCTGCTGCTGGCGTGCTGGGCATTACGGTGCGGGATCACGTGATTGTTGGAAACGGCAAATGGCTGAGTTTTGCAGAGGCGAAGCTGCTGTAA
- a CDS encoding BolA family protein, whose product MAGVATGPRAQRVMELLQEKLVPARIEIIDESDRHAHHIARPRGPQEGASETHFRLTVVSDAFAGLSRVARSRLVHKYLDSEFADGLHALALTLNTPSEVTA is encoded by the coding sequence ATGGCAGGTGTGGCGACAGGTCCAAGGGCGCAGCGCGTGATGGAGCTTCTTCAGGAGAAGCTTGTTCCAGCCCGTATCGAGATTATCGACGAGAGTGATCGGCATGCGCATCACATCGCACGCCCACGCGGGCCGCAGGAAGGAGCGTCTGAAACGCACTTTCGCCTGACGGTTGTGAGCGACGCCTTTGCGGGGCTTTCGCGTGTTGCCCGCTCCCGGCTTGTTCACAAATATCTCGATTCCGAGTTCGCCGATGGTCTGCACGCGCTGGCCCTGACACTGAACACGCCCTCAGAGGTGACGGCATGA
- a CDS encoding alpha-E domain-containing protein: MGTGIMTITVDPIATLPPQPLLSRYAECSMWLARYMERIENLARIIDITETFVRSGATDGWQAIIQINADEETFLKAHGQYTAERIISFYVIERDNQTSIAALAHAARENARSLRPIISVEMWAQLNVFTNFIRDLKASDIRPGEISTLCTKIKEECQTHTGITEGTLYRDQVSVFYNIGRFLERADQITRLIDIKYHTLLPSEAGVGSEVDISQWSALLRSAAGYHAYRRVMAGDIRPSSVIGFLLKSAAFPRSLTTNLRLLHNGLTQLRRDYRLLASSNILERVEHLSAVLESQTADQIIVSGLHEFCDWVQSELQQVQNEIAQAFWPAEPVVVRPLQSLPPLEPFPAFSSQTQSHSQA; this comes from the coding sequence ATGGGTACTGGCATCATGACCATTACTGTCGATCCGATTGCAACCCTCCCGCCCCAACCGCTGCTGTCGCGCTATGCGGAATGCTCCATGTGGCTCGCCCGCTACATGGAACGTATCGAAAATCTGGCGCGTATCATCGATATCACGGAGACCTTCGTCCGATCCGGCGCGACGGACGGCTGGCAGGCGATCATCCAGATCAACGCGGATGAGGAGACCTTTTTAAAAGCGCACGGCCAGTATACTGCCGAGCGGATTATCTCCTTTTATGTGATTGAGAGGGATAACCAGACTTCGATCGCCGCGCTGGCGCATGCCGCCCGTGAAAACGCCCGCTCCCTGCGTCCGATCATCTCAGTGGAAATGTGGGCGCAGCTCAACGTCTTCACCAACTTCATTCGTGACCTGAAAGCGAGTGACATTCGACCCGGAGAAATTTCAACCCTCTGCACGAAAATCAAGGAAGAGTGCCAGACCCACACCGGCATTACCGAGGGCACGCTCTATCGCGATCAGGTCTCGGTTTTCTACAATATCGGGCGCTTCCTTGAGCGGGCCGACCAGATTACACGGCTGATCGACATCAAATACCACACCCTTCTTCCGTCAGAAGCAGGCGTGGGCTCAGAGGTCGATATCAGCCAGTGGTCCGCCCTCCTGCGGTCGGCTGCCGGGTATCATGCCTACAGACGCGTCATGGCTGGCGACATCCGCCCTTCCAGCGTCATCGGTTTCCTGTTGAAGAGCGCAGCCTTTCCGCGCTCTCTCACCACCAACCTCAGACTGCTCCACAACGGCCTGACCCAGCTCCGTCGGGATTACCGTCTTCTGGCCTCATCCAACATTCTGGAACGTGTGGAGCATCTGTCCGCCGTTCTGGAAAGCCAGACGGCAGACCAGATCATCGTCAGCGGACTCCACGAGTTCTGTGACTGGGTCCAGAGTGAGCTTCAGCAGGTCCAGAACGAGATCGCTCAGGCTTTCTGGCCGGCAGAACCTGTCGTGGTGAGACCCCTTCAGTCACTTCCGCCACTTGAGCCTTTTCCAGCTTTTTCATCGCAGACACAGAGCCACAGTCAGGCCTGA